Below is a genomic region from Candidatus Methylomirabilota bacterium.
CTCGGTCGAGCCGATGCCGAACGCGAGCGCCCCGAAGGCCCCGTGGGTCGCCGTGTGAGAGTCGCCGCAGACGAGGACGATGCCCGGCTGCGTCAGCCCCTGCTCGGGCCCTATCACGTGGACGATCCCTTGGCGCGGATCGCCCGGCCCGAAGAGCGTGACGCCCTCTTCCCGCGTGGAGCGCGTCAGGCCTTCTACCATGCCGCGGATCTCGTCGTTGGCCAGCGCCTCCGACCCCGGCCCCGTCGGGACATAGTGGTCCGCTGTGGCGACGAGGCCCCCGGGCCGACGCACCGAGCGCCCCGCCTTGCTGAGACGCGCGAACGCGTGTGTCGCGCCCTCGTGGAGCAGGTGCCGGTCGATGTACAGGAGCGACTGCCCGCCGGGCCCCTCGGCGACCACGTGGCGATCCCAGATCTTCTCGAACATCGTGGGCATGGCAGCGTCTCCTGACTATCCCGCGTCCGTGCAGGGGATCATGACCGAGGCGCGAATTTCTCTTCGATTTCGTGCCACCAGTCGAAGCCGACCTTGCGGAAAATGTCCATGGGCGAGAGCACGGGCCCGTCGTGCCAGTCCGTCCCCGTCTCCTTCAAGGACTCCAGCGCGCGTTCCATGGCCGGGACGGCCGCCGCCATGCACACGGCGGGGAAGATCACGATCTTGAAGCCGATCCGCTCGAGCTCCGCGACCTTGACGGCCGGCGTCTTCCCGCCCTGGACCATGTTGGCCAGGAGCGGCGCCTTGACCTCGCGGGCCACGCGGTGGATCTCGTCCTCGGTCTGCGGCGCCTCGACGAAGACGACGTCGGCGCCCGCCTCGGCGGCGCGATTGCCGCGGTCGATCGCGTCGTCCAGGCTCGTCACGGCGCGGGCGTCGGTGCGCGCGATGATGACGAAGTCCGGATCTGTCCGGTGCTCGCTGGCGGCGCGGATCTTGTCGCAGAACTCCTGCGTCGGGATGACCTGCTTGCCGGCGATGTGGCCGCACTTCTTGGGCGCGACCTGGTCCTCCATGTGCAGCCCCGCGACGCCGGCGCGCTCGTACTCCCGCACGGTCCGCACGACGTTCAGGACATTGCCGTAGCCCGTGTCCGCGTCGGCGATGATCGGCAGCGACACGCAGGAGGCCAGGTGCGACGCGTGGTTCGCCATCTCGGTGAGGGTGGCGAGCCCCAGGTCGGGCTGGCCCAGGTGCGAGGCCGCCGTGCCCGCGCCCGTCATGTAGACGCAGCGGAAGCCGGCCGCCTCGATGAGACGCGCGGAGAAGCCGTCGTAGGCGCCCGGGGCGACGATGATCCCGGGCTCCTTCATCATCTGGCGGAGACGCGTGGTGGTGCGCATGGGAGAGCCCTTTCCCGGGCCCTCGGGCCCGCAACGGAGACAGGAGCGGATTGTTCTACGATCCTCCCGGGCTGTCAATGTGGCACCATGGACGACGACCTATGACCGCCTCCAAGGCGAGCGCGGAACAAATAGACATTGGCAGGCGGGCGCTACTCGCCGGCGCCGCGTCCGTCCTTGCGACGCCCGCCCCAGGTTGGGCGCAGAAGCCCGACCGGGTCGTCTTCGGCACCAACTGGCGCGCGCAGGCCGAGCACGGCGGTTTCTACCAGGCCGTCGCGACGGGGCTGTACCGCCGCCGCGGCCTCGACGTCACGATCCGCCAGGGCGGGCCGCAGATCAACAGCGCCCAGCTCTTGGCAGCCGGACGCCTGGACTTCAACATGGGCGCGAGCCTCTTCGGCGCGCTCAACTATCTCCAGAGCGGCGTGCCCATCGTCACCACCGCCGCCATCTTTCAGAAGGACCCGCAAGTCCTGATGTCCCACCCGGGCCAGGGCCACGACTCTCTCCCCGCGCTCAAGGGCAAGCCGATCATGATCTCGGCGGGAGCGCAGTCGACGTTCTGGCAGTTCCTCAAGCACCGCTTCGGCTACACCGACGCCCAGATCCGCCCCTACACCTTTCAGCTGGCGCCCTTCCTCGCGGACAAGAAGGCGATCCAGCAGGGGTACCTCACGAGCGAGCCCTTCAAAGCCGAGCAGGCGGGCGTGAAGCCGGTCGTCCTGCTGCTGGCCGACGGCGGCTACACGAGCTACACGACCACCATCGAGACACGCGCCGACGTCGTCCGGGACAAGCCCGATCTGGTCCAGCGCTTCGTGGACGCCTCGATCGAGGGCTGGTACGGCTACCTCGACGGCGATCCCGGGCCGGCCAATCGCCTCATCAAGCGCGACAACCCGGACATGACTGACGCGCTGATCGCCTACGCGATCGCCGCCATGAAGCGCCACGGCATCGTGGTCTCGGGAGATGCGCTCACGCTCGGCATCGGCGCCATGACCGACGCGCGCTGGAAGGACTTCTTCGACACCATGTCGGCCGCGGGCGTCTTCCCGCCCACGCTCGAGTACCGGCGCACCTACACGCTCCAGTTCGTCAACAAGAAGATCGGGATGAAGTGACGGCCGCCGCGCCCCCCGTCACTCCCATAGTCACGCTCCGGGGGGTGAGCCGCCTCTACCCGAGCGGCACGCTGGCTCTCGACCGGCTGTCGTTGAGTGTCGTGGCGGGCGAATTTCTGACTCTCCTCGGCCCCTCGGGCTGCGGCAAGACCACGCTCCTCCGGCTGATCGCCGGGCTGGCCGAGCCCTCGGACGGGCGCGTCGAGTGGTCGCCCGACGGCGGCGCGCGCCGGCTCGGCTTCGTCTTCCAGGAGCCGACACTCATGCCGTGGGCGCGGGTGGAGGACAACATCCGGCTGCCGCTCATGCTGGCCGCCGTGAGCCAACGTGAGTCGCATATCCGGGTCAGCGAGGCCACGGCGCACGTCGGCCTCGAGGGCTTCGAGCGCGCGTACCCGCGCGAGCTCTCCGGCGGGATGAAGATGCGCGTGTCCATCGCGCGGGCGCTGGTGACCCAGCCGCGAATCCTCATGATGGACGAGCCCTTCGCGGCTCTCGACGAGATCACGCGCTTCAAGCTCGAGAACGATCTTTCGTCCCTGGCGCACCGGCAACGGTTGACCGTGCTCTTCGTCACGCACAGCGTCTTCGAGTCCGTGTACCTCGGCAGCCGCGTGATCGTCCTGTCGCCCCGGCCGGGGCGCGTCGCGGCCGAGTTCCGGGTGGACGCTCCCGCGCCGCGCGGCGAGGCCTTCAGGACCTCTTCCGTTTACCTCGAGGCCTGCCGCCAAGTCTCGGCGCTCCTGGCCCAAGCCATGGAGGCCCGCTAGCGTGGCGGCGCGCGGGCGCGGGGACCGCGTGCTCGCTCCGGCGCTCGTCGGCCTCGCAGCCCTGGCGGCCTGGGAAACGGTGGTGCGCGTGGAGGGCATCCCGCCCTATATCCTGCCGGGACCCATCCTGATCGCGCGCACCGTGGTCGCCGATTGGGGCACGCTCTTCCCCTCGCTCCTCGTCACGCTCGCCATCACGGGCGCGGCCTTCCTGGTCGCGGCCGTGCTCGGTCTCGCGCTGGCCGTCGTCTTCACGCAGTCTACGTTCATCGAGCGCGCCTTCTTCCCGTACGCCGTCATCCTCCAGGTGACGCCCATCGTCGCGATCGCCCCGCTCATCATTCTGTGGGTCAAGTGGATCCCGCTGGCGCTCCTGATCTGCGCCTGGCTCGTCGCGTTCTTTCCCGTGCTGTCCAACACGGTCCTGGGGCTCGCAAGCACGGACAAGAACCTGGTGGATCTCTTCCGCTTGTACGGCGCCACGCGCTGGCAGGCCTTCCGCTACCTCCGCCTGCCGTCGGCCCTGCCCTACTTCCTGGGCGGGCTCAAGATCAGCGGCGGCCTCGCGCTGATCGGCGCCGTCGTGGCGGAGTTCGTGGCGGGAACGGGCGGGGCGCAGTCGGGGCTCGCCTTCCGCATCCTCGAGGCGGGCTACACGCTCCAGATCCCGCGGATGTTCGCCGCGCTCTTCCTGATCTCGGCGGCGGGCGTGCTGATCTTCGCGCTCCTGACCGGGCTCAGCCGGCTGGCGCTTCACCGCTGGCACGAGAGCGAGCTCGAGCCCGAAGATTGAGCTATTGTGCGCTCCCGCACCCTTGGGGTAGCATCCACGCGAAAGCTGCCCTCGAACCCAACGGGGCACCGACGCTCCGACGCCATCCTCATCCAAAGGAGGACGAGATGGACAGCCGACTGAAGGATCTGGCAGAGAAGCTGGACGCGGGTCTCATCGCCCGGCGCGAGTTCCTCCGCAGGGCCGCCGTCGTCACGGGCGGCACCGCCGCGGGCCTCAAGGCGCTCGAGCGGATGGCGTATGCGCAGAGCGGGACCAAGCTCCGGGTATGGTTGTTCAAGAGCTACGTGACCGCGGGCAACGACATCCTCGCCAAGCAGGTGGAGAGCTGGGCGGCGGAGCGGAAGGTACAGGTCGACATGGACTGGGCGACTTTCGGCGACCGTGAGCAGAAGTTCGTCGCGGCCATCGAAGCTGGCAATCCGCCGGACATGGCTGAGATGAACTACCAGGGGCCGTCGCGCTACAAGGCCGCGCTCCGGGACGTGACGAAGATCGCCAAGGACCTGGCTTCGTCGCGCGGCGGACTGCTCACCTACGCCGAGCGGGCGGTCAACCTCAACGGACAGTACTTCGGCGTCGCCCGCCAGGCCTTCCCCGGCGGCCTCTTCGTCCGCAAGGACCTGCTCGACGCCAAGGGCGTCAAGCTTCCCAAGGTCTATGACCCCGACGTGGTCGACATGGCCAAGAAGTGCCAGGACGCGTCGAAGGATCTCTGGGGCTTCGGCCAGACCCTCAACCGGTGCGACGACGGCAACGGCTACATGCAGAACATCCTATGGGACTACGGCGGGAGTGTCTGGGACAAGGACGGCAAGCCCGCGCTCGCCACGACGTTCCTCAAGCAGAACCTCGAGGCGCTGCAGTTCTCCGTGGACACTATCCAGAAGTACAAGATCCAGCCTCCGGGCGTCATGGGCTGGAACGACGTATCCAACAACGAGGCGTACATGGCCGGCAAGCTGGTGAGCACCAACAACGGTGCGAGCCTCTACTACGCCATGGTGGCCAAGAAGCACCCGCTGGCCGAGAAAACACAAGTGATCCTGACGCCGGGCGGCCCGGCCGGCAGCTTCGTCTTCGCCGGCCCGTACAACTGGGGCATCTTCCAGAAGACCAAGCACGTCGAGCTCTGTGAGGACTTGATCCGCTGGGTCGAGGACGAGAAGCGCTTCGAGGAATACATGAAGGCGTCCATTGGCCAGGCCGGACCCGTGTACAAGTCGCGAGCCGACAACCCGTACTGGAAGACGGACCCGAACTTCCAGGGCATGCTCCAGAACCTCCTCCGGGGCGTGTGGACCGGCTATCCCGGCCCGTTCACAGCCGCCGCCGTCGAAGTGCAGGCACAGTACCTCCTCTGCGACATGGCCGGGCGCGTGGTGGTGGCCGGGCTCTCGCCCGAGGCCGCGTTGAAGGAGACCCACGCCCGCGTCGAGGAGATCTACAAGGCCCGGCGGAGCTAGCGGCCGAAGCCTTCCCATGAGCATCAGCACCGTCGAGCTCGGCTTGAAGACGGCGCTCGGCCCGAAGCGCGAAGGGCCGCTGGTCGGGCTCGCCCGCATGCTGGGGCCCGACCACCGGCTCGGCTTCCTATTCATCCTGCCGACCGTAGTCCTGGTGCTCACGCTCGTCGCCTACCCGTTCTGCTACGCGATCTATCTGAGCTTCACGCGGAAGTACGTCGGGGTGCCGCCGGTGTTCGTGGGCTTCGACAACTACGTCAAGCTCACCTTCGACGGCTTCTTCCAGCGCGCCGTCATCAACAGCTTCATCTTCACCTTCGGCTCGGTGACCGTGAAGCTCGTGCTCGGCATGGTCATGGCGCTCGTGCTGACCACCGGGATCCGCTGGAGGAGCTTCTGGACGGGCGTGCTGCTGATCCCGTGGGTGGCGCCGACCGTGGTGTCGGCGCTCAACTTCCTGTGGATCTTCGACTACAGCCTCGGTGTCCTGAACTACATGCTGGTCAAGGTCTTCCACCTGCTGCCGCACGGCGTCGGGTGGCTATCCGAGCCCGGGACGGCCATGGCCTCCGTGATCGGCGTCAACATCTGGCGCGGCTTCCCGTTCTTCGGGATCAGCTTCCTGGCGGGATTGAGAGCCATCCCCGCCGAGATGTACGAGGCCGCGGCCGTGGACGGCGCGGGCCCGCTCCTGCGCTTCCGCCACGTGACGCTGCCGGGGATCCGGAACATCGTGATCATCGTGATGCTCCTCTCGACCATCTGGACCTTCAACGACTTCCAGATCGTCTACATCCTGACCAGGGGCGGCCCCGGCGGCGCGACCCAGGTC
It encodes:
- a CDS encoding aconitase family protein, with the translated sequence MPTMFEKIWDRHVVAEGPGGQSLLYIDRHLLHEGATHAFARLSKAGRSVRRPGGLVATADHYVPTGPGSEALANDEIRGMVEGLTRSTREEGVTLFGPGDPRQGIVHVIGPEQGLTQPGIVLVCGDSHTATHGAFGALAFGIGSTE
- a CDS encoding extracellular solute-binding protein, encoding MDSRLKDLAEKLDAGLIARREFLRRAAVVTGGTAAGLKALERMAYAQSGTKLRVWLFKSYVTAGNDILAKQVESWAAERKVQVDMDWATFGDREQKFVAAIEAGNPPDMAEMNYQGPSRYKAALRDVTKIAKDLASSRGGLLTYAERAVNLNGQYFGVARQAFPGGLFVRKDLLDAKGVKLPKVYDPDVVDMAKKCQDASKDLWGFGQTLNRCDDGNGYMQNILWDYGGSVWDKDGKPALATTFLKQNLEALQFSVDTIQKYKIQPPGVMGWNDVSNNEAYMAGKLVSTNNGASLYYAMVAKKHPLAEKTQVILTPGGPAGSFVFAGPYNWGIFQKTKHVELCEDLIRWVEDEKRFEEYMKASIGQAGPVYKSRADNPYWKTDPNFQGMLQNLLRGVWTGYPGPFTAAAVEVQAQYLLCDMAGRVVVAGLSPEAALKETHARVEEIYKARRS
- a CDS encoding ABC transporter substrate-binding protein, yielding MTASKASAEQIDIGRRALLAGAASVLATPAPGWAQKPDRVVFGTNWRAQAEHGGFYQAVATGLYRRRGLDVTIRQGGPQINSAQLLAAGRLDFNMGASLFGALNYLQSGVPIVTTAAIFQKDPQVLMSHPGQGHDSLPALKGKPIMISAGAQSTFWQFLKHRFGYTDAQIRPYTFQLAPFLADKKAIQQGYLTSEPFKAEQAGVKPVVLLLADGGYTSYTTTIETRADVVRDKPDLVQRFVDASIEGWYGYLDGDPGPANRLIKRDNPDMTDALIAYAIAAMKRHGIVVSGDALTLGIGAMTDARWKDFFDTMSAAGVFPPTLEYRRTYTLQFVNKKIGMK
- a CDS encoding sugar ABC transporter permease — protein: MSISTVELGLKTALGPKREGPLVGLARMLGPDHRLGFLFILPTVVLVLTLVAYPFCYAIYLSFTRKYVGVPPVFVGFDNYVKLTFDGFFQRAVINSFIFTFGSVTVKLVLGMVMALVLTTGIRWRSFWTGVLLIPWVAPTVVSALNFLWIFDYSLGVLNYMLVKVFHLLPHGVGWLSEPGTAMASVIGVNIWRGFPFFGISFLAGLRAIPAEMYEAAAVDGAGPLLRFRHVTLPGIRNIVIIVMLLSTIWTFNDFQIVYILTRGGPGGATQVIPVFTYEIAFGAQRLGEAIAVALYMLPALAAVIIVLAHYMRKGRGRA
- a CDS encoding ABC transporter ATP-binding protein; its protein translation is MTAAAPPVTPIVTLRGVSRLYPSGTLALDRLSLSVVAGEFLTLLGPSGCGKTTLLRLIAGLAEPSDGRVEWSPDGGARRLGFVFQEPTLMPWARVEDNIRLPLMLAAVSQRESHIRVSEATAHVGLEGFERAYPRELSGGMKMRVSIARALVTQPRILMMDEPFAALDEITRFKLENDLSSLAHRQRLTVLFVTHSVFESVYLGSRVIVLSPRPGRVAAEFRVDAPAPRGEAFRTSSVYLEACRQVSALLAQAMEAR
- a CDS encoding ABC transporter permease, with the protein product MAARGRGDRVLAPALVGLAALAAWETVVRVEGIPPYILPGPILIARTVVADWGTLFPSLLVTLAITGAAFLVAAVLGLALAVVFTQSTFIERAFFPYAVILQVTPIVAIAPLIILWVKWIPLALLICAWLVAFFPVLSNTVLGLASTDKNLVDLFRLYGATRWQAFRYLRLPSALPYFLGGLKISGGLALIGAVVAEFVAGTGGAQSGLAFRILEAGYTLQIPRMFAALFLISAAGVLIFALLTGLSRLALHRWHESELEPED
- a CDS encoding isocitrate lyase/PEP mutase family protein encodes the protein MRTTTRLRQMMKEPGIIVAPGAYDGFSARLIEAAGFRCVYMTGAGTAASHLGQPDLGLATLTEMANHASHLASCVSLPIIADADTGYGNVLNVVRTVREYERAGVAGLHMEDQVAPKKCGHIAGKQVIPTQEFCDKIRAASEHRTDPDFVIIARTDARAVTSLDDAIDRGNRAAEAGADVVFVEAPQTEDEIHRVAREVKAPLLANMVQGGKTPAVKVAELERIGFKIVIFPAVCMAAAVPAMERALESLKETGTDWHDGPVLSPMDIFRKVGFDWWHEIEEKFAPRS